In Bacillota bacterium, a genomic segment contains:
- a CDS encoding SRPBCC family protein yields MEVHDTLSVDVRRAYEVTREGYRSGKFGGTSNIRSVTVLEEGEDYSVTEWDVVLQGKAIKWSERDTYDDERMTIEFDQVKGDLAKMSGACVFTEVPEGTLVTLWVEFDFGIPMLSTLLNPIAVVALRKNLTEMLDRIKSWLREG; encoded by the coding sequence GTGGAGGTCCACGATACCCTCAGTGTTGATGTGCGCCGGGCCTATGAGGTCACTAGGGAGGGATACAGGTCTGGCAAGTTCGGGGGTACGTCCAATATTCGTTCCGTTACTGTACTGGAGGAGGGAGAGGACTACTCCGTTACTGAATGGGATGTCGTCCTGCAGGGAAAGGCCATTAAATGGTCCGAGAGGGATACCTATGACGATGAGCGAATGACCATAGAGTTTGATCAGGTAAAGGGCGACCTGGCGAAGATGTCCGGGGCCTGCGTCTTCACTGAGGTCCCTGAAGGAACCCTAGTGACCCTTTGGGTGGAGTTCGATTTCGGCATCCCGATGCTGTCCACCCTCTTAAACCCCATAGCTGTGGTGGCCCTGAGGAAGAACCTCACGGAAATGCTGGATAGGATCAAGAGCTGGCTCCGGGAGGGTTGA